A window from Aeromonas rivipollensis encodes these proteins:
- the ubiH gene encoding 2-octaprenyl-6-methoxyphenyl hydroxylase, with product MSHSDPVHVDVAIVGGGMSGAVLALSLAALKGPSGAPLQILLLEASAPELHRHPGFDARAIALSAGTCEALARHGLWSRFAPHCAPITHIHVSDRGHCGQTRLTAAQFGLPALGQVIELSAAGIELQQAMDATANIKLCCPAQLSTIAPQEEGVTLTLASGERYQTRLLVAADGGNSFVRQHFKLPVSRHDYEQSAIIATVKTAEDPAGRAFERFTEGGPLALLPMQEGLSSLVWSVARDEAQALMALDDAAFLARLQQAFGWRLGRFVRTGARHLYPLVLTVADYPLAQRTVLVGNAAHLLHPIAGQGFNLGMRDLDLLTQGVARALAAGEDIGSFEVLSAYWQRRKGDQEQTIWLTSSLAQLFSNGHAPLVAGRNLALSLMGRLPWLQAPLASRTLGFVADLCRK from the coding sequence ATGTCTCATTCTGATCCGGTTCACGTCGACGTGGCTATCGTCGGCGGTGGTATGAGCGGCGCCGTGCTGGCCCTCTCCCTCGCCGCCCTGAAAGGGCCGAGCGGTGCCCCCCTGCAGATCCTGCTGCTGGAGGCGAGCGCCCCCGAACTTCATCGCCACCCCGGCTTCGATGCCCGTGCCATCGCGCTCTCCGCCGGTACCTGCGAGGCGCTGGCCCGTCACGGGCTCTGGTCCCGTTTTGCCCCTCACTGCGCCCCCATCACCCATATCCATGTCTCGGATCGGGGCCACTGCGGCCAGACCCGGCTCACGGCGGCGCAGTTTGGTCTGCCCGCCCTCGGCCAGGTGATCGAACTCTCTGCCGCCGGCATCGAGCTGCAGCAGGCAATGGACGCCACCGCGAACATCAAGCTGTGCTGTCCGGCCCAGCTTTCGACCATAGCGCCGCAGGAGGAGGGGGTGACCCTGACCCTCGCCAGCGGAGAGCGCTACCAGACCCGGCTGCTGGTGGCGGCCGATGGGGGCAACTCCTTCGTGCGCCAGCATTTCAAGCTGCCGGTCAGTCGCCATGACTATGAGCAGAGCGCCATCATCGCCACGGTCAAGACCGCCGAGGATCCCGCCGGCCGGGCCTTCGAGCGCTTCACCGAAGGGGGCCCGCTGGCGCTGCTGCCCATGCAGGAGGGGCTCTCCTCCCTGGTGTGGAGCGTCGCCCGGGACGAGGCGCAGGCCCTGATGGCGCTGGATGACGCCGCCTTTCTGGCCCGCCTGCAGCAGGCCTTTGGCTGGCGGCTCGGGCGCTTCGTGCGCACAGGGGCGCGTCACCTCTACCCCCTGGTGCTGACGGTGGCCGACTATCCGCTGGCCCAGCGCACCGTGCTGGTGGGCAATGCCGCCCACTTGCTGCACCCCATCGCCGGTCAGGGCTTCAATCTCGGCATGCGCGACCTGGACTTGCTCACCCAGGGGGTGGCCCGGGCGCTCGCGGCCGGGGAGGATATCGGCAGTTTCGAGGTGCTGAGCGCTTATTGGCAGCGGCGCAAGGGAGATCAGGAGCAGACCATCTGGCTCACCTCCTCCCTGGCCCAGCTCTTCTCCAACGGTCATGCGCCCCTGGTGGCTGGCCGCAATCTGGCGCTCTCCCTGATGGGGCGACTGCCCTGGCTGCAGGCACCGCTCGCCTCCCGCACCCTGGGGTTCGTCGCCGACCTGTGTCGAAAATGA
- a CDS encoding FAD-dependent 2-octaprenylphenol hydroxylase → MQMQNVDVVIVGGGMVGLGLAAALKNSALKVAIVEGQLPDTRLGEAPDNRVSALSLASQRILQGVGAWDGIVARRLQPYDSMEVWEQDSFGHIDFDAASLRQPALGHIVENRVIQLALLDAIAGASNISLLTPARAQSLQVSDAGALLLLEDGRALSARVVVAADGAHSWVRRQADIPLTSWDYGHHALVATVRSKEPHEAVARQIFTPDGPLAFLPLWQPDLCSIVWSVPAVRAEALCALDDEGFNRQLTAAFDGRLGLCKVEGPRSAIPLTARYARDFARERLVLVGDAAHTIHPLAGQGVNLGLLDAAALAEQLLKSQSAGADIGLLANLRGYERWRKSEAARMLAAMEGLKRLFGGSHPLKKLVRGVGLRAVDGLAPLKQGVIRAAMGLEGELPTLAKGEKI, encoded by the coding sequence ATGCAGATGCAAAATGTGGATGTGGTGATTGTGGGGGGCGGCATGGTGGGCCTGGGGCTCGCTGCCGCCCTCAAGAACAGTGCGCTCAAGGTCGCCATCGTCGAGGGACAGTTGCCCGACACCCGGCTCGGGGAGGCACCGGACAACAGAGTCAGCGCCCTTAGCCTCGCCAGCCAGCGCATCTTGCAGGGCGTCGGGGCCTGGGACGGGATAGTGGCGCGGCGCCTGCAACCCTACGACAGCATGGAAGTGTGGGAGCAGGACAGCTTCGGCCATATCGATTTTGATGCCGCCAGCTTGCGCCAACCGGCACTCGGCCACATCGTCGAAAACCGGGTCATCCAGCTGGCTCTGCTCGATGCCATTGCGGGGGCTAGCAACATCAGCCTGCTTACCCCGGCCCGGGCCCAGAGCCTGCAAGTGAGCGATGCGGGGGCCCTGTTGCTGCTGGAAGATGGCCGCGCCCTCTCGGCCAGGGTGGTGGTGGCCGCCGACGGTGCCCACTCCTGGGTGCGCCGCCAGGCGGACATACCGCTCACCAGCTGGGACTACGGCCACCACGCCCTGGTGGCGACGGTGCGCAGCAAAGAGCCCCACGAGGCGGTGGCCCGCCAGATCTTCACCCCCGACGGCCCGCTCGCCTTCCTACCCCTGTGGCAACCGGATCTCTGCTCCATCGTCTGGTCGGTGCCCGCCGTTCGGGCCGAGGCGCTGTGCGCCCTGGACGACGAAGGGTTCAATCGCCAGCTCACCGCCGCCTTTGATGGGCGGCTGGGACTGTGCAAGGTGGAGGGGCCCCGCAGCGCCATCCCGCTCACCGCCCGCTACGCCCGGGATTTTGCCCGCGAGCGGCTGGTGCTGGTGGGGGACGCGGCCCACACCATACACCCGCTGGCGGGGCAGGGGGTCAACCTGGGCCTGCTGGATGCGGCGGCCCTGGCCGAGCAGCTCCTCAAGAGCCAGAGCGCGGGGGCGGATATCGGCCTGCTGGCCAACCTGCGGGGCTATGAGCGCTGGCGCAAGAGCGAGGCTGCCCGTATGCTGGCGGCGATGGAAGGGCTCAAGCGGCTATTTGGTGGCAGCCACCCTCTCAAGAAGCTGGTGCGCGGGGTGGGACTGCGGGCCGTCGATGGTCTGGCGCCACTCAAACAAGGGGTTATTCGGGCGGCCATGGGGTTAGAGGGTGAGCTGCCCACCCTGGCCAAGGGTGAAAAAATCTAA
- the gcvT gene encoding glycine cleavage system aminomethyltransferase GcvT has translation MIQTTVLHPKHLEAGAKMVDFHGWEMPINYGSQLEEHHAVRSDAGMFDVSHMTIVDLTGERVKAFLQHLLANDVAKLTVPGKALYSGMLNPEGGVIDDLITYFLTDTFYRLVVNSATREKDLAWIRHHAIDFGVSVTERPELAMIAVQGPNAKAKAAKVFTPEQNAAVEGMKPFFGVQAGDLFIATTGYTGEDGYEIVVPQEKACDLWQALLDNGVAPCGLGARDTLRLEAGMNLYGQDMDESISPLAANMAWTLAWEPASRQFIGRAALEDQKAAGTQPKLVGLVMIDKGVLRAGMPVTFTTASGETREGVITSGSFSPTLGYSIALARVPRDIGAEAQVEIRKKLVTVKVTKPAFVRNGQPLV, from the coding sequence ATGATCCAGACTACTGTACTGCATCCCAAACACCTGGAAGCTGGCGCCAAGATGGTGGACTTCCACGGTTGGGAAATGCCCATCAACTACGGCTCCCAGCTGGAAGAGCACCACGCGGTGCGCAGCGATGCGGGCATGTTCGATGTCTCCCACATGACCATCGTCGATTTGACCGGCGAGCGGGTCAAAGCCTTCCTGCAACACCTGCTGGCCAACGACGTGGCCAAGCTCACCGTCCCCGGCAAGGCCCTCTACAGCGGCATGCTCAACCCGGAAGGCGGCGTCATCGATGACCTCATCACCTATTTCCTGACCGATACCTTCTACCGCCTGGTGGTGAACTCCGCCACCCGCGAGAAGGATCTGGCCTGGATCCGTCACCACGCCATCGACTTTGGGGTGAGCGTGACCGAGCGCCCGGAGCTTGCCATGATCGCGGTGCAGGGCCCCAACGCCAAGGCCAAGGCGGCCAAGGTGTTCACCCCCGAGCAAAATGCGGCTGTCGAAGGCATGAAGCCCTTCTTCGGTGTGCAGGCCGGTGATCTCTTCATCGCTACCACCGGCTACACCGGCGAAGATGGCTACGAAATCGTGGTCCCCCAGGAGAAGGCGTGCGATCTGTGGCAGGCCCTGCTGGACAACGGCGTGGCCCCCTGTGGCCTCGGCGCCCGTGACACCTTGCGCCTGGAAGCGGGCATGAACCTCTACGGCCAGGACATGGACGAGTCAATCTCTCCGCTCGCCGCCAACATGGCCTGGACCCTGGCCTGGGAGCCTGCCTCCCGCCAGTTTATCGGTCGCGCCGCCCTGGAAGACCAGAAGGCCGCCGGCACCCAGCCCAAGTTGGTGGGTCTGGTGATGATCGATAAAGGCGTGCTGCGTGCCGGCATGCCGGTCACCTTCACCACAGCAAGCGGCGAGACTCGGGAGGGGGTGATCACCTCCGGCTCCTTCTCGCCCACCCTGGGCTACAGCATCGCCCTGGCGCGGGTGCCCCGCGACATCGGCGCTGAAGCCCAAGTGGAGATCCGCAAGAAGCTGGTCACCGTGAAGGTCACCAAGCCGGCCTTCGTGCGCAACGGCCAGCCCCTGGTGTAA
- the gcvH gene encoding glycine cleavage system protein GcvH, translating to MSHIPSELKYATSHEWVRVEANGEAVIGITEHAQDLLGDMVFVDLPEVGKQVSAGEDCAVAESVKAASDIYSPVSGEILAINEELEGSPELVNSDPYGAGWLFRIKLDDAGELANLLDAEGYQNVVDEE from the coding sequence ATGAGCCATATCCCGAGCGAACTGAAATATGCCACCTCCCACGAGTGGGTCCGTGTTGAAGCCAACGGCGAGGCCGTGATCGGTATCACCGAGCACGCCCAGGATCTGCTGGGTGACATGGTGTTCGTCGATCTGCCGGAAGTGGGTAAGCAGGTGAGTGCCGGCGAAGATTGCGCCGTGGCCGAGTCGGTGAAAGCCGCCTCCGACATCTACAGCCCGGTGAGTGGCGAGATCCTGGCCATCAACGAAGAGCTGGAAGGCAGCCCCGAGCTGGTCAACTCCGACCCCTACGGTGCCGGCTGGCTGTTCCGCATCAAGCTGGATGACGCGGGCGAGCTCGCCAACCTGCTGGATGCCGAAGGCTACCAGAACGTGGTGGACGAAGAGTAA
- the gcvP gene encoding aminomethyl-transferring glycine dehydrogenase gives MTQSLFELEQKTDFIRRHIGPGEEEVRALLATVGAESLDDLIEQTVPAAIRRPGPLGIGAPMTEVEALAKLKGYAAKNQIAKSYIGMGYHDTHVPHVILRNVLENPGWYTAYTPYQPELAQGRLEALLNFQQLTLDLTGMDLASASLLDEATAAAEAMALAKRMAKSKSNLFFVADDVHPQVIDVVKERAVHFGFDVAVGPACDAVSEEVFGAMFQYPSTTGNVTDLRSLIAAVQAQKGLACVGADMLSLLLLKSPGELGADVVFGSAQRFGVPMGYGGPHAAFFATRDAYKRSMPGRIIGVSKDARGKSALRMAMQTREQHIRREKANSNICTAQVLLANMASFYAVYHGPVGLKTIASRVHRLTSILALGLTAKGLTLKHDSWFDTLTVLTAAKSELIAKAEGLGINLRADLDGAVGVSLSETTTRGDVAELFDLFLGQGHGLDIEALDKAAQGHQAIPQDLLRTDAVLTHEVFNKYHSETEMLRYIHRLEAKDLALNYAMISLGSCTMKLNATAEMIPVTWPEFGKLHPFAPLAQTQGYQLLLADLEDWLVKVTGYDAVCMQPNSGAQGEYAGLLAIKKYHESRGEGHRDVCLIPASAHGTNPASAQMAGLKVIVTACDKFGNVDLDDLRAKAAEVGDQLSCLMVTYPSTHGVYEETIKEVCDIVHQYGGQVYLDGANMNAQVGLTAPGFIGADVSHLNLHKTFAIPHGGGGPGMGPIGVKQHLAPFVAGHAVVKTDKESRDNGAVSAAPFGSASILPISWMYIAMLGDEGLKKSTQVAILNANYLAKKLGESFPVLYTGRNGRVAHECILDIRPLKEASGISEMDVAKRLMDYGFHAPTMSFPVAGTLMVEPTESESKRELDRFVEAMTAIRAEIARVQDGHWSLTDNPLVNAPHTQDDVMDEQWSRGYSRAEAVFPSEAVRASKLWPSVNRIDDVYGDRNLFCSCVPTEDYAN, from the coding sequence ATGACCCAGTCACTGTTTGAACTCGAGCAAAAAACCGATTTCATCCGCCGTCACATAGGCCCGGGTGAGGAAGAAGTGCGGGCCCTGCTCGCCACCGTGGGCGCAGAGAGCCTGGACGATCTGATTGAGCAGACGGTCCCCGCCGCCATCCGCCGCCCGGGCCCGCTCGGTATCGGCGCCCCCATGACCGAAGTGGAAGCCCTGGCCAAGCTCAAGGGCTATGCGGCCAAGAACCAGATCGCCAAGAGCTACATCGGCATGGGCTACCACGACACTCACGTGCCCCACGTCATCTTGCGCAACGTCTTGGAAAACCCGGGCTGGTACACCGCCTACACCCCCTATCAGCCGGAGCTGGCCCAGGGCCGTCTCGAGGCCCTGCTGAACTTCCAGCAGCTCACCCTGGACTTGACCGGCATGGATCTGGCGAGCGCCTCCCTGCTCGATGAAGCCACCGCCGCCGCCGAAGCCATGGCGCTCGCCAAGCGCATGGCCAAGTCCAAGTCCAACCTCTTCTTCGTGGCCGACGACGTGCACCCCCAGGTGATCGACGTGGTCAAGGAGCGCGCGGTGCACTTCGGTTTCGACGTGGCCGTGGGCCCCGCCTGTGACGCGGTAAGCGAGGAGGTGTTCGGTGCCATGTTCCAGTACCCGTCCACCACCGGCAATGTGACCGATCTGCGTTCCCTGATCGCCGCCGTCCAGGCCCAGAAGGGACTGGCCTGCGTGGGTGCCGACATGCTCTCCCTGCTGCTGCTCAAATCCCCGGGTGAACTGGGGGCCGACGTGGTGTTCGGCTCCGCCCAGCGCTTCGGCGTGCCCATGGGCTACGGCGGTCCCCACGCAGCCTTCTTCGCCACCCGCGACGCTTACAAGCGCTCCATGCCGGGCCGCATCATAGGCGTCTCCAAGGATGCCCGTGGCAAGAGTGCCCTGCGCATGGCGATGCAGACCCGCGAGCAGCACATTCGCCGCGAGAAGGCGAACTCCAACATCTGTACCGCCCAGGTGTTGCTGGCCAACATGGCGAGCTTCTACGCCGTCTACCACGGCCCTGTGGGGCTGAAAACCATCGCCTCCCGGGTCCATCGTCTGACCAGCATCCTGGCGCTGGGGCTCACCGCCAAGGGGCTGACCCTCAAGCACGACAGCTGGTTTGACACCCTCACAGTGCTGACCGCGGCCAAATCAGAGCTGATCGCCAAGGCCGAAGGGCTGGGCATCAACCTGCGCGCCGATCTGGACGGTGCTGTCGGCGTGTCCCTCTCCGAGACCACCACCCGTGGCGATGTGGCCGAGCTGTTTGATCTGTTCCTCGGCCAAGGTCACGGCCTGGATATCGAGGCCCTCGACAAGGCGGCTCAGGGCCATCAGGCCATCCCGCAGGATCTGCTGCGCACCGACGCCGTGCTGACCCACGAGGTGTTCAACAAGTACCACTCCGAGACCGAGATGCTGCGCTACATCCACCGTCTCGAAGCCAAGGATCTGGCCCTGAACTACGCCATGATCTCCCTGGGCTCCTGCACCATGAAGCTCAACGCCACCGCCGAGATGATACCGGTGACCTGGCCCGAGTTTGGCAAGCTGCACCCCTTCGCCCCGCTGGCCCAGACCCAGGGTTACCAGCTGCTGCTGGCAGACCTCGAAGACTGGCTGGTGAAGGTGACAGGTTACGACGCCGTCTGCATGCAGCCGAACTCCGGCGCCCAGGGGGAATACGCGGGCCTGTTGGCCATCAAGAAGTACCACGAGTCCCGCGGCGAGGGGCATCGCGATGTCTGTCTCATCCCGGCATCGGCCCACGGCACCAACCCGGCCTCCGCCCAGATGGCGGGCCTCAAGGTCATCGTCACCGCCTGCGACAAGTTCGGTAACGTCGATCTCGACGATCTGCGTGCCAAGGCCGCCGAGGTGGGGGATCAGCTCTCCTGCCTGATGGTGACCTACCCCTCCACCCACGGGGTGTACGAGGAGACCATCAAGGAGGTGTGCGACATCGTTCACCAATATGGCGGTCAGGTGTACCTGGACGGCGCCAATATGAACGCGCAAGTCGGTTTGACGGCGCCAGGCTTTATCGGCGCGGACGTGTCGCACCTCAACCTGCACAAGACCTTCGCCATCCCCCATGGCGGTGGCGGCCCGGGCATGGGCCCCATCGGCGTGAAGCAGCACCTGGCCCCCTTCGTGGCCGGTCATGCGGTGGTCAAGACCGATAAAGAGAGCCGTGACAACGGCGCCGTGTCTGCCGCACCCTTCGGTTCGGCCAGCATTTTGCCCATCAGCTGGATGTACATCGCCATGCTGGGTGACGAGGGGCTCAAGAAATCCACCCAGGTGGCCATCCTCAACGCCAACTACCTGGCCAAGAAGCTCGGCGAGTCCTTCCCCGTGCTCTACACCGGGCGCAACGGCCGGGTGGCCCACGAGTGCATCCTGGATATCCGTCCGCTCAAGGAGGCCTCCGGCATCAGCGAGATGGACGTGGCCAAGCGCCTGATGGACTACGGCTTCCACGCGCCGACCATGAGCTTCCCGGTGGCGGGTACCCTGATGGTCGAGCCGACCGAATCCGAATCCAAGCGCGAGCTGGATCGCTTCGTGGAAGCCATGACCGCCATCCGTGCCGAGATAGCCCGGGTGCAGGATGGGCACTGGAGCCTGACCGACAACCCTCTGGTCAATGCGCCCCACACCCAGGACGACGTGATGGACGAGCAGTGGAGTCGCGGCTACAGCCGCGCCGAAGCTGTCTTCCCGTCCGAGGCCGTGCGCGCCAGCAAGCTGTGGCCCTCGGTCAACCGCATCGATGACGTCTACGGGGATCGCAACCTGTTCTGCTCCTGCGTTCCGACCGAGGATTACGCCAACTAA
- a CDS encoding VOC family protein, with amino-acid sequence MMTAAKNRICLWYDGDAEEAARFYASTFPDSAVDAVHRAPADYPAGKRGDVLTVEFRVMGIPCLGLNGGPGVSHSWAFSFQVATQTQAETDRYWHAIIDNGGQASECGWCQDKWGISWQITPLALTEAITDPDPEAAKRAFEAMMQMGKIDIAAIEAARRG; translated from the coding sequence ATGATGACAGCCGCAAAGAACAGGATTTGCCTCTGGTATGACGGGGATGCCGAGGAGGCGGCACGGTTTTACGCAAGTACCTTCCCCGACTCCGCCGTCGACGCCGTGCACCGCGCCCCGGCCGACTACCCCGCCGGCAAGCGAGGGGATGTACTGACGGTCGAGTTCAGGGTGATGGGGATCCCCTGCCTAGGGCTCAATGGCGGCCCCGGCGTCAGCCACAGCTGGGCCTTCTCGTTCCAGGTCGCCACCCAGACCCAGGCCGAGACGGATCGCTACTGGCACGCCATTATCGATAATGGCGGTCAGGCGAGCGAGTGCGGCTGGTGCCAGGACAAGTGGGGCATCTCCTGGCAGATCACCCCCCTCGCCCTCACCGAGGCGATCACCGATCCCGACCCCGAGGCTGCCAAACGCGCCTTCGAGGCCATGATGCAGATGGGCAAGATAGATATCGCCGCCATAGAGGCGGCACGCCGGGGCTGA
- a CDS encoding class I SAM-dependent methyltransferase, producing the protein MDSTQRFSTRVEAYVKYRPGYPAAMLDFLAQELAMGPEAQVADIGAGTGILTALLAPRVARVWAVEPNDEMRAAARRLLADVGNIGWSHGSAEATGLPTGSVDLVTVAQAFHWFDRAAFRQECQRLLRPGGRVALIWNDRLTDTPFLKAYEEGLHAYSGDYEEVNHRNLGEHDFRAFFEGEYRLDRFENRQLFDLDGVLGRLNSSSYAPAVGTPAHEQMTALIRREFGRNAVGGRVSFNYCTLVYSGRVSA; encoded by the coding sequence ATGGACAGTACCCAGCGATTCTCGACCCGGGTCGAGGCCTATGTGAAGTACCGCCCCGGTTATCCGGCAGCCATGCTGGACTTTCTGGCCCAGGAGCTTGCCATGGGGCCCGAGGCCCAGGTGGCCGACATAGGGGCGGGCACCGGCATCCTGACGGCCCTGCTCGCACCCCGGGTGGCGCGGGTCTGGGCGGTGGAACCCAATGACGAGATGCGCGCCGCCGCCAGACGGCTGCTGGCGGATGTGGGCAACATCGGCTGGTCTCACGGCAGTGCGGAGGCCACAGGGCTGCCGACGGGCTCGGTGGATCTGGTCACTGTCGCCCAGGCGTTTCACTGGTTCGATCGCGCGGCCTTCCGGCAGGAGTGTCAGCGCCTGCTCAGACCCGGTGGCCGGGTCGCCCTCATCTGGAATGACAGGCTGACCGACACCCCGTTTCTCAAGGCCTATGAGGAGGGGTTGCACGCCTATTCCGGGGATTACGAGGAGGTCAATCATCGCAACCTCGGCGAGCACGATTTTCGTGCCTTCTTCGAGGGGGAGTATCGGCTCGATCGCTTCGAGAACCGCCAGTTGTTCGATCTGGACGGCGTGCTGGGGCGGCTCAACTCCTCCTCCTATGCCCCCGCCGTTGGCACCCCGGCCCATGAGCAGATGACGGCGCTCATTCGCCGCGAGTTTGGCCGAAATGCGGTGGGCGGCAGGGTTTCTTTCAACTATTGCACCCTGGTCTACAGCGGCAGGGTGTCGGCCTGA
- a CDS encoding MFS transporter: protein MTLTRLLSPLTSLVIFILGHGMFNTLLTVRLSAEQVSVQAIGLVSAAYFGGLVLGAFINARLIIRVGHIRAYAAYASLLCFLFLLHGMVVEPIAWAALRLVGGFATGGLFVVLESWMLVSSTPANRGRLMSLYMILLYGSLAMGQLLLKWVDPMVLTPFALCAMAATLSVVPLALSRVATPAMVAPQPVGVLELVRLTPAGMGSSFTSGLILGAIYGLLPLYFTDSGASLSRVADMMALVILGGMCLQYPIGRMSDRYDRRLVILLLCAALTLLALLMVLLPEGWREPIAGALVFLLGGMAFSIYPLSLSHACDELRPDQVLGANQGLLLAYSLGAMIGPLLAPFVMLRFGPEGLFVYFALCGALLAGYLGWRRRQRAPIPLAEHQVFMPVPPNTPMTAELEPRTDLEGEAVPATYAAPEVEDVEAPQVR from the coding sequence ATGACACTCACAAGGTTGCTGTCACCCCTGACCAGTCTGGTGATCTTCATTCTGGGTCACGGCATGTTCAATACCCTGCTGACGGTGCGCCTCTCGGCAGAGCAGGTGTCGGTGCAGGCCATCGGCCTGGTGTCGGCGGCCTATTTCGGGGGCCTGGTGCTGGGGGCCTTCATCAACGCCCGCCTCATCATTCGGGTGGGCCATATCCGGGCCTATGCGGCTTATGCCTCCTTGCTCTGTTTCCTGTTCCTGCTGCACGGCATGGTGGTGGAGCCCATCGCTTGGGCGGCGCTGCGGCTGGTGGGGGGCTTTGCCACCGGCGGCCTCTTCGTGGTGCTGGAGTCCTGGATGCTGGTCTCCAGCACCCCGGCCAACCGGGGGCGGCTGATGTCCCTCTACATGATCCTGCTCTACGGATCCCTGGCCATGGGGCAGTTGCTGCTCAAGTGGGTGGATCCCATGGTGTTGACCCCCTTTGCCCTGTGCGCCATGGCCGCCACCCTGTCGGTGGTGCCACTCGCCCTCTCCCGGGTGGCCACCCCTGCCATGGTGGCGCCCCAGCCGGTCGGGGTGCTGGAGCTTGTCCGGCTCACCCCGGCGGGCATGGGCAGCAGCTTCACCTCGGGCCTCATTCTCGGGGCCATCTACGGCCTGCTGCCGCTCTACTTTACCGACAGCGGCGCCTCGCTCTCGCGGGTGGCGGACATGATGGCGCTGGTGATCCTGGGGGGCATGTGCCTGCAATACCCCATAGGCCGAATGTCGGATCGCTATGACAGGCGGCTGGTGATCCTGCTGCTGTGCGCTGCGCTGACCTTGCTCGCCCTGCTGATGGTGCTGTTGCCCGAGGGTTGGCGCGAGCCGATTGCGGGCGCCCTGGTGTTCCTGCTGGGGGGAATGGCGTTTTCCATCTACCCCTTGAGCCTCAGCCACGCCTGCGACGAGTTGCGCCCGGATCAGGTGCTGGGGGCCAATCAGGGGCTGCTGCTCGCCTACAGCCTGGGTGCCATGATAGGGCCGCTGCTGGCGCCCTTCGTCATGTTGCGGTTCGGGCCAGAGGGGTTGTTCGTCTACTTTGCCCTGTGCGGCGCCCTGCTGGCGGGCTATCTGGGCTGGCGCCGGCGGCAGCGGGCGCCCATTCCCCTGGCCGAGCACCAGGTGTTCATGCCGGTGCCGCCCAATACCCCCATGACGGCCGAGCTGGAGCCAAGAACGGATCTGGAAGGGGAGGCGGTGCCAGCGACCTATGCCGCGCCCGAGGTGGAGGACGTGGAGGCGCCGCAGGTTCGCTGA